The nucleotide sequence AGAATCTTATATTTCCATAATTCTTATCTCAACAAACAAGGTAGAGATGGCTGAGGATAACTGCTCCTTGGCAACTGAATTTATCCTCATAGGATTTACAGATCACCCGGAGCTGAGGACTCTTCTGCTCCTGGTGCTCCTCACCATCTATCTGATCACCATGGTGGGGAATCTTGGCCTGGTGGCATTGATAGTTACAGAGCATCGTCTTCACACACCAATGTACATCTTCCTGGGGAATCTCGCTCTGATGGATTCCTGTTGCTCCAGTGCCATTACCCCCAAGATGTTGGAGAACTTCTTTTCTAAGGACAAGATGATTTCTCTCTATGAATGCATggcacaattttattttctctgtcttgctGAAAGTGCAGACTCCTTTCTCCTGGCAGCAATGGCCTATGATCgttatgtggccatctgcaaaccacttcagtaccaCATCATGATGCCAcagaaactctgcattcagatgaccATGGGGGTATATGTGGCTGGAAACCTGCATTCCATGATTCATGTAGGGTTTCTGTTTAGGTTAACTTTCCGTGGGTCTCATCAAATCAATCACTTTTTTTGTGATGTTCTTCCATTATACAGACTCTCCTGTGTGGACCCTTATATCAATGAAttaatgatatttatctttggAGGATCAGTTCAAATATTCACTATTACCATAGTAATAATTTCTTACCTTTACatcattttcacaattttcaaGATGAAatctaaagaaggaagaaagaaagcttTATCTACTTGTGCATCCCACTTCCTCTCTGTCTCAATTTTCTACggttctcttctcttcacgtaCATTCGACCAGATTCAGTTAATGAAGAAGATGAAAATTTACCTGTTGCTATTTTTTATACTCTAGTGATTCCTTTATTAAACccttttatttatagtttaaGAAATAAGGACGTAATAAACgttatgaaaaaaattatgaacGTATCATAACATTCTGAAACAATTACCATGCCATGTGGACTGCTGATTGCAATTTgagaaaacttttttcaaaatcaaagacTATTGAGAAAATGGGAAATGACAactttcaatataaaatattaaattattaacaCATGATTAGTTTCTGAGCCGAATAAACAAGTTCAGAAAAGAGACTTTCTGCTAAAATGTACTCCAAAATATAAGCTATTAGTTTTCAACAGGGATAAACTAAATAATTACTCTTGAGGTCAAAACTGTGTTCCAGTATGATTAGTTCCAACAGTTACTATTAGTTTCAGAGTATAATAGTTACAATTTTCAACAAATCCTAGAACTAGAAGTTACATACAACAGTTGCCTTCATTTAATATTGCTGGCAAATTTCTGCAATTGGAAGCCATAATCTAACAAACTCTTCATACCTCAAGTtctcaaaaattaatttcttcttaGGCAATACTGTGTGACAGAAGGAAGctatatatttccatttgaatataAATTTTGAGTTTAAGATATTATATTTGAATAtgaattcatataaaatatttatttgctaatCAACACTTTCCCTTTGTTAGTCAATTTTCTATCAAGTTTTCTGAAATAGAGTATTTTAAGTTATTGTTGATTTATCAGTCTATAGTTGAATACATTGCTACTTATATTGATACCCTTATGTATTTGATATTTTCATGCTGTTTAGTTTTGATTGGCAGTCCATCATATATGACACTCTAATTACTATATATACTAATTAAATAAAGATTTCTTCCTCTCATATTATTGTTTGACTTGCTTATTATTAGAAATACCTCTATCCTGGGCTGATTCCAATTAAGAGTATTAATACATGCATAGCATTAAGAAAAACCTGGAGATGTTGATCAAGCATAATTGagacagaaaatattaacaacTCTACATTTATAAACAAAAACATGTATTGATCTTTACATGTACAATTATGAAAGACATAAATAATTTACTGAGAACCTACCAACTGCTAGGCACTAAGCTAGAACTTTCATATATATTACCCTCTGAATAGTTAGACAAGGTTTTTCATGCTTTTCCACAGTAAAAATCTCATACTTTGACAAGTCAAGAAAAGGGTTTATTACCAAAAGACCAAATCTAGAAATAATAAGCAGATTAACAGATGCATGTGATTCTTTGATCattttccttttgccctcaatccattttcctacttcctttcctgtgttttg is from Cervus canadensis isolate Bull #8, Minnesota chromosome 27, ASM1932006v1, whole genome shotgun sequence and encodes:
- the LOC122428803 gene encoding olfactory receptor 5K3-like translates to MAEDNCSLATEFILIGFTDHPELRTLLLLVLLTIYLITMVGNLGLVALIVTEHRLHTPMYIFLGNLALMDSCCSSAITPKMLENFFSKDKMISLYECMAQFYFLCLAESADSFLLAAMAYDRYVAICKPLQYHIMMPQKLCIQMTMGVYVAGNLHSMIHVGFLFRLTFRGSHQINHFFCDVLPLYRLSCVDPYINELMIFIFGGSVQIFTITIVIISYLYIIFTIFKMKSKEGRKKALSTCASHFLSVSIFYGSLLFTYIRPDSVNEEDENLPVAIFYTLVIPLLNPFIYSLRNKDVINVMKKIMNVS